Proteins found in one Micromonospora sp. WMMD1082 genomic segment:
- a CDS encoding lipopolysaccharide biosynthesis protein, with amino-acid sequence MTATTSPPAGEGPGRAPGVGSAAGPALATVDSAAETRRSARSGVAGLLGAATSGLFGFVLAIVITRGYGTSGSGAFFAAIGVVTVAAAVCTLGAETGLMWALPRRRAGVTGDAARVLPVALVPPLLLAALVAVGGALAAGPLAGRLLGPAGGPLLVVTFAAVPVVVAMNLLLAVVRCVRPMRAYVSVQFLLLPVARPLLVGAAVLVGGGLLAGMTGWLVPAAVALLVCLILVAGPLGVGAGARLRPEPGDWSTFWRFALPRAASAAIDAGSMWIGVLLTSALAGPAEAGVFGAVGRYVLAGQLAMQGLRVAVSPQLSRLLGRGERAAAAAVHRQLTTWGLVLSWPVYLLLAVFAPAFLALFGAEFTAGAAAMTVLALAMLVNTGVGNVQSMLLMGGRSGLHLVAALAGLLVTVGLGLALIPGHGATGAAVAWAAGIVTENLGAATFARLVVGQRLVDTRMLAAAAATVGGVGLASVAGLAVAGRGITGLVPTVAVLAAGCVGLLTLPRVRSGIRVTMMQIRGGAPAGAPPRTSKGR; translated from the coding sequence ATGACCGCGACCACCAGCCCCCCGGCGGGGGAGGGGCCCGGCCGCGCGCCCGGCGTCGGCTCGGCGGCGGGTCCGGCCCTGGCCACGGTGGACAGCGCGGCCGAGACCCGGCGCAGCGCCCGCAGCGGGGTCGCGGGGCTGCTCGGCGCGGCGACCAGCGGGCTGTTCGGCTTCGTGCTCGCGATCGTCATCACCCGTGGCTACGGCACCTCCGGCTCCGGCGCGTTCTTCGCCGCGATCGGCGTGGTGACCGTCGCCGCCGCGGTCTGCACCCTGGGCGCGGAGACCGGGCTGATGTGGGCACTGCCCCGGCGGCGGGCCGGCGTGACCGGCGACGCGGCCCGGGTGCTGCCGGTCGCCCTGGTGCCGCCGCTGCTGCTCGCCGCGCTGGTCGCGGTCGGCGGGGCGCTGGCCGCCGGGCCGCTCGCCGGTCGACTCCTCGGGCCGGCGGGTGGGCCGCTGCTGGTGGTGACCTTCGCGGCGGTGCCCGTGGTGGTCGCGATGAACCTGCTGCTGGCCGTCGTGCGCTGCGTACGCCCGATGCGGGCCTACGTCTCGGTGCAGTTCCTGCTGCTGCCGGTCGCCCGGCCGCTGCTGGTCGGTGCGGCGGTGCTGGTCGGCGGCGGGCTGCTGGCCGGCATGACCGGCTGGTTGGTGCCCGCCGCCGTGGCCCTGCTGGTGTGCCTGATCCTGGTCGCCGGCCCACTCGGCGTGGGTGCCGGCGCCCGGCTGCGTCCGGAGCCCGGCGACTGGTCCACGTTCTGGCGTTTCGCGCTGCCCCGCGCCGCCTCCGCGGCGATCGACGCCGGCAGCATGTGGATCGGCGTGCTGCTCACCTCGGCGTTGGCCGGCCCCGCCGAGGCCGGGGTCTTCGGGGCGGTCGGCCGCTACGTCCTCGCCGGTCAACTGGCGATGCAGGGGCTGCGCGTGGCGGTCTCCCCGCAGCTGTCGCGGCTGCTGGGGCGCGGCGAGCGGGCCGCCGCCGCGGCCGTGCACCGGCAGCTGACCACCTGGGGGCTGGTGCTCTCCTGGCCGGTGTACCTGCTGCTCGCCGTCTTCGCGCCGGCCTTCCTGGCGTTGTTCGGCGCGGAGTTCACCGCCGGCGCCGCCGCGATGACCGTGCTCGCGCTGGCGATGCTGGTCAACACGGGCGTCGGCAACGTGCAGAGCATGCTGCTGATGGGCGGGCGCAGCGGCCTGCACCTGGTGGCGGCACTGGCCGGGTTGCTGGTCACGGTCGGTCTCGGCCTGGCGCTGATTCCCGGGCACGGGGCGACCGGCGCGGCGGTGGCCTGGGCCGCCGGCATCGTCACCGAGAACCTCGGCGCCGCCACGTTCGCCCGGCTGGTGGTCGGCCAGCGGCTGGTCGACACCCGGATGCTGGCCGCGGCGGCGGCCACCGTGGGCGGGGTCGGCCTGGCCTCGGTCGCCGGTCTGGCGGTGGCCGGCCGGGGGATCACGGGGCTGGTGCCGACGGTGGCCGTGCTCGCCGCCGGCTGCGTCGGCTTGTTGACGTTGCCCCGGGTGCGGTCCGGCATCCGGGTGACCATGATGCAGATCCGTGGCGGGGCGCCGGCCGGCGCCCCGCCACGCACGTCGAAGGGCAGGTGA
- a CDS encoding O-antigen ligase family protein: protein MFGLVPLWWLAGAFYLGWPLLGALLFTLLATRGRVPLPPAAGIWLLFLALVVASATRLASPTSLLTFALRLSFYLTALIVAVYVYTVARERPDQAAVLAPLCVFWLGLVALGWLGVLVPRFELTTPVEMLLPAGVARAPFIHDMVHLATAEYSARSLNPIYRPAAPYAYTNTYGSAYAMTLPCVVAYTMLRRRGLLRWALLVTLPLSLVPAFLTLNRAMFLSLGVGLAVLGVRAALRGNTRVAASICGVVVIGGLAALFIPVAELIGNRVQSSDTNTDRLSLYAEVLRRVGDSPWLGYGAPMDVDTVSAEAPIGTQGQLWMVLFSHGVPALLCFLAWFVVAAVVCARATSAAGQWLSVVAVICLVQVPFYGMANQNLAVAFFAIAFAMALTERERRVPPPTVRPPEPAAVVPA from the coding sequence ATGTTCGGGCTGGTCCCGCTCTGGTGGCTGGCGGGCGCCTTCTATCTCGGTTGGCCGTTGCTGGGCGCCCTGCTGTTCACGTTGCTGGCCACCCGGGGTCGGGTGCCGCTGCCGCCCGCCGCCGGGATCTGGCTGCTGTTCCTGGCGCTCGTGGTGGCCAGCGCGACCCGGCTGGCGTCGCCGACCTCGCTGCTGACCTTCGCGCTGCGGCTCTCCTTCTACCTCACCGCGCTGATCGTCGCCGTCTACGTCTACACCGTCGCCCGGGAGCGCCCCGACCAGGCGGCCGTCCTGGCGCCGCTGTGCGTGTTCTGGCTCGGGCTGGTCGCCCTGGGCTGGCTGGGCGTGCTGGTACCACGCTTCGAGTTGACCACCCCGGTCGAGATGCTGCTCCCCGCCGGTGTGGCCCGCGCCCCGTTCATCCATGACATGGTCCATCTCGCCACCGCGGAGTACAGCGCGAGGTCGCTCAACCCGATCTACCGCCCGGCCGCCCCGTACGCGTACACCAACACCTACGGCAGCGCATACGCGATGACGCTGCCGTGCGTGGTCGCGTACACCATGCTGCGCCGCCGTGGCCTGCTGCGGTGGGCACTGCTGGTGACGCTGCCGCTGTCGCTGGTCCCGGCGTTCCTCACCCTCAACCGGGCGATGTTCCTCAGCCTCGGCGTGGGCCTGGCCGTGCTGGGGGTGCGGGCGGCGTTGCGCGGCAACACGCGGGTGGCCGCCTCCATCTGCGGGGTGGTGGTGATCGGCGGGCTCGCCGCCCTGTTCATCCCGGTCGCCGAGCTGATCGGCAACCGGGTCCAGTCCAGCGACACCAACACCGACCGGCTCTCGCTCTACGCGGAGGTGCTGCGCCGGGTGGGCGACTCACCGTGGCTGGGCTACGGCGCGCCGATGGACGTGGACACCGTCTCCGCCGAGGCGCCGATCGGCACCCAGGGGCAGCTGTGGATGGTGCTGTTCAGCCACGGCGTACCGGCGCTGCTGTGCTTCCTGGCCTGGTTCGTCGTCGCCGCGGTGGTCTGCGCCCGGGCCACCTCGGCGGCCGGGCAGTGGCTCTCCGTCGTCGCGGTGATCTGCCTGGTGCAGGTGCCCTTCTACGGGATGGCGAACCAGAACCTCGCGGTCGCCTTCTTCGCGATCGCCTTCGCGATGGCGCTCACCGAGCGGGAGCGACGCGTCCCGCCGCCGACCGTCCGGCCGCCGGAACCGGCGGCGGTGGTGCCGGCATGA
- a CDS encoding lipopolysaccharide biosynthesis protein, translating to MTDATPSAWTGDGGTAAGSSRTVTITDVVRVPLHRIRLVAAAAACGLLGATGYVLLAPAAVTASAVVAVRPVVTDAFTPSGAAADRAVNMNVESGIATGTEVVGKLAEAFGSDQRTVRDALEVEVPAGGQILRFVYQAGRADRAVEGANLAAQSYLDIRRAMYEKQREEMLRSYEASISKVVEQQVAVQRRINNARDSAAANAAVAELGGINNQLTQLNSARTEIAAVDVNPGWVTRSAELALTSSAVNPALLLAGGLLGGTLIGLVLAFVWESVDRRIRTVADATDSTGLPLLGTIRSRGLRGRVVDSDVRYVAMAVAERVRQPARVAVVTAREDATAITAGLAVALAVAGREVFVADDSGRTDRLRAAVLTDRDRLPAGIDPTRPGVPKPRTPPTDTDDGPTEVITRRPSPHPIGARASTDPEATLTLPRVTQTVVGAENGRLTGNEQVVVGAGSIRFGTWRQGADQRLVLYNAPPAEADERGVAVARQGTAVVVVERDRTRQADLRRLAGRLRAAGVNPLGFVLCRSGRS from the coding sequence ATGACTGATGCCACTCCCAGCGCCTGGACCGGCGACGGCGGCACCGCCGCCGGGTCGTCCCGCACCGTCACGATCACCGACGTGGTGCGCGTACCCCTGCACCGGATCCGGCTGGTCGCGGCGGCCGCCGCCTGCGGGCTGCTCGGCGCGACCGGCTACGTGCTGCTGGCACCGGCCGCGGTGACGGCGAGCGCGGTGGTGGCGGTCCGTCCGGTGGTGACTGACGCCTTCACGCCCAGCGGCGCCGCCGCCGACCGGGCGGTGAACATGAACGTGGAGAGCGGGATCGCCACCGGCACCGAGGTGGTCGGGAAGCTGGCCGAGGCGTTCGGCTCGGACCAGCGCACCGTGCGCGACGCCCTGGAGGTGGAGGTGCCCGCCGGCGGCCAGATCCTGCGCTTCGTCTACCAGGCGGGCCGCGCCGACCGGGCCGTCGAGGGCGCCAACCTCGCCGCGCAGAGCTATCTGGATATCCGGCGCGCGATGTACGAGAAGCAGCGCGAGGAGATGCTGCGCTCGTACGAGGCCAGCATCAGCAAGGTCGTCGAGCAGCAGGTCGCGGTGCAGCGGCGGATCAACAACGCCCGGGACTCCGCCGCCGCCAACGCCGCGGTCGCCGAACTCGGCGGGATCAACAACCAGCTCACCCAGCTCAACTCCGCGCGGACCGAGATCGCCGCGGTCGACGTGAACCCGGGCTGGGTCACCCGCAGCGCCGAGCTGGCGCTGACCTCGTCGGCCGTCAACCCGGCGCTGCTGCTGGCCGGCGGGCTGCTCGGCGGCACGCTGATCGGGCTGGTGCTCGCCTTCGTGTGGGAGTCCGTGGACCGGCGGATCCGGACCGTGGCCGACGCGACGGACAGCACCGGTCTGCCGCTGCTGGGCACCATCCGCAGCCGTGGGCTGCGGGGTCGGGTGGTCGACTCCGACGTGCGCTACGTCGCGATGGCCGTCGCCGAGCGGGTGCGCCAACCCGCCCGGGTCGCCGTGGTGACCGCCCGCGAGGACGCCACCGCGATCACCGCCGGGCTCGCGGTCGCGCTCGCCGTGGCCGGGCGGGAGGTGTTCGTGGCCGACGACAGCGGCCGGACCGACCGGTTGCGGGCCGCGGTGCTCACCGACCGGGATCGGCTGCCCGCCGGCATCGACCCCACCCGACCCGGCGTGCCCAAGCCGCGTACGCCCCCGACGGACACCGACGACGGACCCACCGAAGTGATCACCCGGCGCCCCTCTCCGCACCCGATCGGCGCGCGGGCCTCGACCGACCCGGAGGCCACGCTCACGCTGCCCCGGGTGACCCAGACCGTCGTCGGCGCCGAGAACGGCCGGCTGACCGGCAACGAGCAGGTGGTGGTGGGCGCCGGCAGCATCCGGTTCGGCACCTGGCGGCAGGGCGCCGACCAGCGCCTCGTGCTGTACAACGCCCCGCCGGCCGAGGCCGACGAGCGGGGGGTGGCAGTGGCCCGGCAGGGCACCGCCGTGGTCGTGGTCGAACGCGACCGGACCCGCCAGGCCGACCTGCGCCGGCTCGCCGGGCGGCTGCGCGCGGCCGGGGTGAACCCGCTCGGGTTCGTGCTGTGCCGCAGCGGGCGGAGCTGA
- a CDS encoding acyltransferase, whose translation MTVIRRGLVVRTIFAVKRGWYQLRYPRLHLGAGVEIRGRIRLRRGVRVSIGENTRLNKLVRFAGHGEVRVGANCLLNATWIGAWTSVTVGDGCLLSNCELLDNDFHNLPPALRHDPPTAASRAPIVVEDNVWIGAHALVMKGVRVGRDSVVGAATVVRTDVPPGVVVIGNPQQIAKKFHD comes from the coding sequence TTGACCGTCATCCGGCGGGGACTCGTGGTGCGTACGATCTTCGCGGTCAAGCGCGGCTGGTATCAGCTGCGCTACCCGCGCCTGCACCTGGGCGCGGGCGTGGAGATCCGGGGACGCATCCGGCTGCGTCGCGGCGTACGGGTGAGCATCGGCGAGAACACCCGGTTGAACAAGCTGGTCCGTTTCGCCGGTCACGGCGAGGTGCGCGTCGGCGCGAACTGCCTGCTCAACGCGACCTGGATCGGCGCCTGGACCTCGGTGACCGTCGGGGACGGGTGCCTGCTGTCGAACTGTGAACTGCTCGACAACGACTTCCACAACCTCCCCCCGGCCCTACGGCACGACCCGCCGACGGCGGCCAGCCGGGCACCGATCGTGGTCGAGGACAACGTGTGGATCGGCGCGCACGCGCTGGTCATGAAGGGCGTACGGGTCGGCCGGGACAGCGTGGTGGGTGCCGCGACGGTGGTCCGGACGGACGTGCCGCCCGGGGTCGTGGTCATCGGCAATCCACAACAGATAGCGAAGAAGTTCCATGACTGA
- a CDS encoding glycoside hydrolase, translating into MARRGLHRLIRHGGSRRKAVMLGVIGTTVALGLGATMVPLLADDDLSIPVVADTTATTVPQDGDNSVKTTLATCPARCDGNPRGAREAVLTFLVTSVPATAVRVRATLRVHAWQAFDARVTAHDSRLNARAARPAPAPLGAALDAVDGVGKGFNEWDVSALVTGNGIWTLSLAQTGLDTRIYWASAEHRNADLRPRLSISYGVGTPATSAAPSTAPTPTAVPTRVPVAASASPSVPPSVSPTPVRPSPTAPADPAGCGKVSAKLVPSCGAWWGMYTPSSAATGWDHGKVFADVEKQVGRTFDIVHRYHDFSNAGSNGAFPDAYQQQQMREGRLLFFAWESRIFSSGTVLSWKDVYSGGHDATIDAVAGRIRAIGQPVFMGFDHEPEDEPAKGSDADFVRAWRYVHDRFAAAGAGNAVWVWTMMGWSGHYDRYAGLYPGDRYVDWVAWDPYNFHVCNNSTLWKTPAATMGSFYRWLDEHGIGAGKPRMLAEFGTNFDASDPNAKRRWFEEFPAALKAHPKIKAVNYFNSPGMTRTTGTCNMTMNQDASALAGFAAAGRDAYLRQPTGGGR; encoded by the coding sequence GTGGCCAGGCGTGGACTGCACCGGCTCATCCGGCACGGCGGCTCCCGGCGTAAGGCCGTGATGCTCGGTGTCATCGGCACCACGGTGGCGCTGGGGCTCGGCGCGACCATGGTGCCCCTGCTCGCCGACGACGACCTGTCGATCCCGGTGGTGGCCGACACCACCGCCACGACGGTGCCGCAGGACGGCGACAACAGTGTCAAGACGACGCTGGCGACCTGCCCCGCCCGCTGCGACGGCAACCCGCGCGGCGCCCGGGAGGCGGTGCTCACCTTCCTGGTGACCTCGGTGCCGGCGACCGCGGTGCGGGTCCGCGCGACGCTGCGGGTGCACGCCTGGCAGGCGTTCGACGCGCGGGTGACCGCGCACGACTCCCGGCTCAACGCCCGCGCCGCCCGGCCGGCACCCGCACCGCTCGGCGCGGCCCTGGACGCGGTCGACGGGGTCGGCAAGGGCTTCAACGAGTGGGACGTCTCGGCGCTGGTCACCGGCAACGGCATCTGGACGCTGTCGCTGGCGCAGACCGGGCTGGACACCCGCATCTACTGGGCCTCGGCCGAGCACCGCAACGCGGATCTGCGTCCCCGCCTGTCGATCAGCTACGGCGTGGGTACGCCTGCGACCTCGGCCGCACCCAGCACCGCGCCGACGCCCACGGCCGTGCCCACCCGGGTGCCGGTGGCGGCGAGCGCCTCGCCGAGCGTCCCGCCCAGCGTGAGCCCGACGCCCGTCCGGCCGAGTCCCACGGCGCCGGCCGATCCGGCCGGCTGCGGAAAGGTCTCGGCGAAGCTGGTCCCGTCCTGCGGGGCCTGGTGGGGGATGTACACGCCGTCCAGTGCCGCCACCGGGTGGGACCACGGCAAGGTGTTCGCCGATGTGGAGAAGCAGGTGGGACGGACCTTCGACATCGTCCACCGCTACCACGACTTCTCCAACGCCGGCAGCAACGGTGCCTTCCCCGACGCCTACCAGCAGCAGCAGATGCGCGAGGGCCGGCTGCTCTTCTTCGCCTGGGAGAGCCGGATCTTCTCCTCGGGCACGGTGCTGAGCTGGAAGGACGTCTACAGTGGAGGGCACGACGCGACCATCGACGCGGTCGCCGGCCGGATCCGGGCCATCGGCCAGCCGGTCTTCATGGGCTTCGACCACGAGCCGGAGGACGAGCCGGCCAAGGGCAGCGACGCCGACTTCGTCCGGGCCTGGCGGTACGTGCACGACCGGTTCGCCGCCGCCGGGGCCGGCAACGCCGTCTGGGTGTGGACGATGATGGGCTGGTCCGGCCACTACGACCGGTACGCCGGCCTCTATCCGGGTGACCGCTATGTCGACTGGGTGGCCTGGGATCCGTACAACTTCCACGTCTGCAACAACAGCACGCTCTGGAAGACGCCGGCCGCGACGATGGGCTCGTTCTACCGCTGGCTCGACGAGCACGGCATCGGTGCGGGCAAACCACGGATGCTGGCCGAGTTCGGCACCAACTTCGACGCGTCCGACCCGAACGCCAAGCGGCGCTGGTTCGAGGAGTTCCCGGCGGCGCTGAAGGCCCACCCGAAGATCAAGGCGGTGAACTACTTCAACTCCCCGGGCATGACGCGCACGACCGGCACCTGCAACATGACCATGAACCAGGACGCCTCGGCGCTGGCCGGGTTCGCCGCCGCCGGACGGGACGCCTACCTGCGGCAGCCGACAGGAGGAGGCCGTTGA
- a CDS encoding peptidoglycan-binding protein, translated as MSQGYIGGAGVVTDDWGDEGTLSRTSYASSSAVGLWQRVLVADGLLTLAQVDCEFGPVTESATKSWQQRNNLSADGKVGPLTFGRADDRLSDQGNGYVYYRGSNTTLALKRIDGRYQVLFYNGYDIWSIAYYTSKSSYC; from the coding sequence GTGTCCCAGGGCTACATTGGTGGCGCTGGCGTCGTCACTGATGACTGGGGTGACGAAGGCACGCTCAGTCGGACGAGTTACGCAAGCAGCAGTGCCGTCGGGCTCTGGCAACGTGTCCTGGTCGCCGATGGACTCCTCACCCTCGCACAGGTCGACTGCGAGTTCGGGCCGGTCACGGAGTCGGCAACCAAGTCCTGGCAGCAGCGCAACAACCTAAGCGCGGACGGCAAGGTGGGCCCACTGACGTTCGGCCGGGCCGACGACCGGCTCAGCGACCAGGGAAATGGCTACGTATATTATCGCGGCTCCAACACCACCCTCGCCCTAAAGCGCATTGACGGCCGCTACCAGGTTCTTTTCTACAACGGTTACGATATCTGGTCGATCGCCTACTACACGTCGAAGTCTTCCTACTGCTGA
- a CDS encoding shikimate dehydrogenase — protein MAVTRRAAVVGKPIAHSLSPVIHNAGYAAAGLAGWSYTRIECAAAELADLVAGLGPEWAGLSVTMPGKEAALAVAAEVSPVAAAVGAANTLVRRPDGSWYADNTDVTGMVEVLTEAGVRALPDRRPDSASRAPGFPNGLSVTVLGAGGTARAALAAVARLHAADVTVVARRPAAVAELAPVADSLGVAMSAAPWSAAPDLAGADLLISTVPKGAADELADAVRWRPGTVLFDAIYDPWPTPLAASAAAAGCRIVSGLDLLLAQAIGQFEQFTGVPAPRPAMAAALTA, from the coding sequence ATGGCGGTCACGCGGCGGGCGGCGGTGGTGGGTAAGCCGATCGCGCACTCGCTCTCTCCGGTGATCCACAACGCCGGGTACGCCGCCGCCGGGCTGGCCGGGTGGTCGTACACCCGGATCGAGTGCGCGGCGGCGGAGCTGGCCGATCTCGTCGCGGGCCTGGGCCCGGAGTGGGCCGGGCTGTCGGTGACCATGCCGGGCAAGGAGGCGGCGCTCGCGGTGGCCGCCGAGGTCTCGCCGGTCGCCGCCGCCGTGGGTGCGGCCAACACGTTGGTACGCCGACCCGACGGCTCCTGGTACGCGGACAACACCGACGTCACCGGCATGGTCGAGGTGCTCACCGAGGCGGGCGTACGCGCCTTGCCGGATCGTCGGCCGGACTCCGCCTCGCGCGCCCCGGGGTTTCCCAACGGCCTCTCGGTCACCGTGCTCGGTGCGGGCGGCACCGCGCGGGCGGCGCTGGCCGCGGTGGCCCGGCTGCACGCGGCCGACGTGACCGTGGTGGCCCGCCGCCCGGCGGCGGTCGCCGAGCTGGCGCCGGTCGCGGACTCCCTCGGGGTGGCGATGAGCGCCGCGCCGTGGTCGGCGGCGCCGGACTTGGCCGGCGCCGACCTGCTGATCTCCACGGTGCCGAAGGGTGCGGCCGACGAGCTGGCCGACGCCGTGCGCTGGCGTCCGGGCACCGTGCTCTTCGACGCGATCTACGACCCGTGGCCGACCCCGCTGGCCGCCTCCGCCGCTGCCGCCGGCTGCCGCATCGTCTCCGGCCTCGACCTGCTGCTGGCCCAGGCCATCGGCCAGTTCGAGCAGTTCACCGGCGTCCCCGCCCCCCGCCCCGCCATGGCCGCCGCCCTCACCGCCTGA
- the mltG gene encoding endolytic transglycosylase MltG gives MMDDLDLGFDEQERGEKGKHRRGRRKDGRSGGGRGKTVLALLLAVVLLGGIGGGAFYGFDRIQNYFVTPDYDGAGTEDVTVQIPQGAFLADMAVALYDAGVIKSTKAFIEAAEDNSRSRNIQPGTYKLRKQMSGENALTAMLDPQSRIVNGVTIPEGRTAKGIYKLLSEHTDIPVKEFEAAAKDPEKLGVPDWWFTRNDGKKVKKSIEGFLFPDTYEIPPDATAEAILGQMVDHFLTVTGQMEFADRVQKERKISPYEALIVASLAQAEAGTKKDLGKVARVAYNRVYRGGFDCTCLEMDVTVNYYFELTGQETKTSGQMTQSDLDNPKNPYNRKLPGMIPTPINNPGKEALEGAMDPPNGDWLFFVAIDKEGNSAFAETYADHQKNEAKAREAGII, from the coding sequence ATGATGGACGATCTGGACCTCGGGTTCGACGAGCAGGAGCGGGGGGAGAAGGGCAAGCATCGCCGGGGCCGCCGCAAGGACGGCCGTTCCGGAGGCGGGCGGGGCAAGACCGTGCTCGCGCTGCTGCTGGCGGTGGTGCTGCTCGGCGGCATCGGCGGCGGCGCCTTCTACGGCTTCGACCGGATCCAGAACTACTTCGTCACGCCGGACTACGACGGCGCCGGCACGGAGGACGTGACGGTCCAGATCCCGCAGGGCGCGTTCCTGGCCGACATGGCGGTGGCGCTCTACGACGCCGGCGTGATCAAGAGCACCAAGGCGTTCATCGAGGCGGCGGAGGACAACTCCCGTAGCCGCAACATCCAGCCCGGCACGTACAAGCTGCGCAAGCAGATGAGCGGGGAGAACGCCCTCACCGCGATGCTCGACCCGCAGAGCCGGATCGTCAACGGGGTCACCATCCCCGAGGGGCGCACCGCCAAGGGCATCTACAAGCTGCTCAGCGAGCACACCGACATCCCGGTCAAGGAGTTCGAGGCCGCCGCGAAGGACCCGGAGAAGCTCGGCGTACCGGACTGGTGGTTCACTCGCAACGACGGCAAGAAGGTCAAGAAGTCCATCGAGGGCTTCCTCTTCCCGGACACCTACGAGATCCCGCCGGACGCCACCGCCGAGGCCATCCTCGGGCAGATGGTCGACCACTTCCTCACCGTCACCGGGCAGATGGAGTTCGCCGACCGGGTGCAGAAGGAACGCAAGATTAGCCCGTACGAGGCGCTGATCGTGGCGTCGCTGGCGCAGGCGGAGGCCGGCACCAAGAAGGATCTCGGCAAGGTCGCCCGGGTCGCCTACAACCGGGTGTACCGAGGCGGATTCGACTGCACCTGCCTGGAGATGGACGTCACGGTCAACTACTACTTCGAGCTGACTGGTCAGGAGACCAAGACATCCGGCCAGATGACGCAGAGCGACCTCGACAACCCGAAGAACCCGTACAACCGCAAGCTGCCCGGCATGATCCCCACCCCGATCAACAACCCGGGCAAGGAAGCCCTTGAAGGGGCGATGGATCCACCGAACGGCGACTGGCTCTTCTTCGTGGCGATCGACAAGGAGGGCAACTCCGCGTTCGCCGAGACCTATGCGGATCACCAGAAGAACGAGGCCAAGGCCCGGGAGGCCGGGATCATCTGA
- the ruvX gene encoding Holliday junction resolvase RuvX: MRESPRGVRLGVDVGQVRIGVSRSDPHGVLATPLVTLAREQKPRPEAVPSDVAELAALVAEHEAVEVVVGLPVNLAGRHGPAAEHVKAYALLLAGVITPVPVTFTDERMSTVVASRRLAERGVRGKRQRAVVDQAAAVEILQSWLDAQRRPTQ, encoded by the coding sequence GTGAGGGAATCGCCCCGCGGCGTACGACTGGGAGTGGACGTCGGGCAGGTGCGAATCGGGGTGTCCCGGTCCGATCCGCACGGGGTCCTAGCCACCCCGCTGGTCACCCTCGCACGGGAACAAAAGCCCAGGCCAGAGGCGGTGCCGTCGGACGTCGCCGAGCTGGCCGCGCTGGTCGCCGAACACGAGGCCGTCGAGGTGGTGGTGGGCCTCCCGGTCAATCTTGCCGGCCGGCACGGCCCCGCGGCGGAACATGTGAAGGCGTACGCTCTTTTACTGGCCGGTGTGATCACGCCTGTCCCGGTGACGTTCACCGACGAGAGGATGTCCACGGTCGTGGCGAGCCGTAGGCTTGCCGAACGCGGTGTCCGGGGGAAAAGGCAACGCGCGGTGGTCGACCAGGCCGCCGCGGTGGAGATTCTGCAGAGCTGGCTGGATGCGCAGCGGAGGCCGACGCAATGA